Proteins from a single region of Pelodiscus sinensis isolate JC-2024 chromosome 29, ASM4963464v1, whole genome shotgun sequence:
- the LRRC3C gene encoding leucine-rich repeat-containing protein 3C: protein MPLVDWFLRHSVTMWLLLQSFVLMTFCFHSATTFPKGCYPAEEDGYKTFRCSNAQLTEIPQDIPNDTNKLYLDFNQIPSLPLDAFRHLPVLLELDLSHNAIVRIEGGAFRGLSERLHSLDLSSNKLVSVSKDVFSGLKAKVNLSSNPWLCDCKLQELIRTVDLVTGSSGSIVCDSSVKEEHVGKPFLHVVTDTDFCSVYKKTTDIAMLVTMFGWFAMVISYLVYYVRQNQEDARRHLEYLKSLPSKPQRSEESSTISTVV, encoded by the coding sequence ATGCCTCTAGTAGACTGGTTCCTCCGCCACTCGGTGACCATGTGGCTGCTTCTCCAAAGCTTCGTCCTGATGACCTTTTGCTTCCATTCGGCCACGACTTTCCCCAAGGGCTGCTACCCCGCGGAGGAGGACGGCTACAAAACCTTCCGGTGCAGCAACGCTCAGCTCACGGAGATCCCTCAGGACATCCCCAACGATACCAACAAGCTCTACCTGGATTTCAATCagattccctccctgcccctggatgCCTTTCGGCACCTGCCGGTCCTGCTGGAGCTGGACCTGTCGCACAACGCCATCGTCCGCATCGAGGGCGGGGCTTTCCGGGGCTTGTCGGAGCGCTTGCACTCCCTGGATTTGTCCTCCAACAAGCTGGTGTCGGTCAGCAAGGATGTCTTTAGCGGGCTGAAGGCCAAGGTCAATCTCTCCAGCAACCCATGGTTGTGTGACTGCAAACTCCAGGAGCTGATCAGGACCGTGGACTTGGTGACCGGGTCCTCTGGGAGCATTGTCTGCGACTCCTCGGTCAAGGAGGAGCACGTGGGCAAGCCCTTCCTGCACGTGGTCACCGACACGGACTTCTGCAGCGTTTACAAAAAGACCACGGACATAGCCATGCTGGTCACCATGTTCGGCTGGTTCGCCATGGTGATCTCCTACTTGGTCTACTACGTCCGGCAGAACCAGGAAGACGCCCGGCGGCACCTTGAGTACTTGAAGTCCTTGCCTAGCAAGCCGCAGAGGTCGGAGGAATCCTCCACTATCAGCACTGTGGTGTGA